Proteins encoded by one window of Methanothermobacter sp. K4:
- a CDS encoding glutamate synthase-related protein, whose protein sequence is MKEQDRECLCPDCPSYPGHGDDEMLFCATGSSKYEVNERGCLCASCTVYQKYGLRELYFCNTESLNGIRMRREGRSESHSDYKNMIHIKEAAGTGEAPLESMGSQKRLPLGLDDIHFVPAQVSSMPLNAADPVETGVTIGEMADKPLKLSSPVMISGMSYGAVSKRTRMAIASAAAKMGIGFNSGEGGVLEYEMEKAGDYLIVQYSTGRFGVTEDILQRAAAIEIRFGQGAYPGKGSYLPPEKITDDVARVRGLKEGEGSYSPAHHPDIREPEELREKVSYLRELSGGSPVGAKIGCGNVEDDVKALLDASVDFISLDGFGGGTGAVNPHIRDSTGIPLIAAIPRAAKVIVNEGLEGRVSLIAGGGLRTGADMAKCLALGADAVYIGTAALIAMNCQQHRLCHTGMCPTGITTHDPDLVKHLDTRKAAERLENYIRVSTAEIADFARITGKDDIKKLNHEDLVALKKDVAELTGLKWLNGL, encoded by the coding sequence ATGAAGGAACAGGACAGGGAATGTTTATGCCCGGATTGCCCGAGTTACCCCGGTCACGGGGACGATGAGATGCTCTTCTGTGCCACCGGGAGTAGCAAATACGAGGTTAATGAGAGGGGGTGTCTCTGCGCATCATGCACTGTTTATCAGAAATATGGTCTCAGGGAACTCTATTTCTGTAACACGGAATCACTGAATGGCATCCGTATGAGGAGAGAAGGTCGCTCCGAAAGTCACAGTGACTACAAGAACATGATCCATATAAAGGAGGCTGCGGGAACAGGTGAAGCGCCCCTTGAGTCAATGGGATCTCAAAAGAGGCTGCCGCTGGGACTTGATGACATACACTTTGTACCTGCACAGGTGTCATCCATGCCACTAAACGCAGCGGACCCTGTTGAAACAGGTGTTACCATAGGGGAGATGGCAGATAAACCCCTGAAACTGAGCTCCCCTGTAATGATAAGCGGTATGAGCTATGGTGCCGTCTCAAAAAGGACAAGGATGGCCATTGCCTCTGCTGCGGCCAAAATGGGTATAGGCTTCAATTCAGGTGAGGGGGGCGTCCTTGAATATGAGATGGAGAAGGCTGGAGATTACCTCATAGTCCAGTATTCAACAGGGAGATTCGGAGTCACAGAGGATATACTCCAGAGGGCCGCCGCCATAGAGATAAGATTCGGTCAGGGGGCATACCCTGGTAAAGGAAGTTATCTGCCCCCTGAAAAGATCACCGATGATGTGGCAAGGGTTCGTGGACTTAAAGAGGGTGAGGGCTCATATTCTCCCGCCCATCACCCTGACATCAGAGAGCCTGAGGAACTCAGAGAGAAGGTATCATACCTCAGGGAACTCTCTGGAGGTTCTCCCGTTGGTGCCAAGATCGGATGTGGAAACGTTGAGGACGATGTAAAAGCCCTCCTTGATGCCAGTGTCGACTTCATAAGTCTCGATGGATTCGGAGGAGGTACAGGGGCTGTTAACCCACATATAAGGGACAGCACAGGCATACCACTCATTGCGGCCATACCCAGGGCCGCCAAGGTTATTGTTAACGAGGGACTTGAGGGTAGAGTATCCCTGATTGCAGGGGGAGGACTCAGGACAGGGGCTGATATGGCCAAATGCCTTGCCCTGGGGGCAGATGCGGTTTACATAGGTACCGCGGCCCTTATCGCCATGAACTGCCAGCAGCACAGACTATGCCATACAGGAATGTGTCCAACGGGTATAACCACCCATGACCCTGACCTTGTGAAGCACCTGGACACCAGAAAGGCTGCTGAAAGACTTGAAAACTATATAAGGGTCTCAACAGCAGAGATAGCTGATTTTGCAAGGATAACAGGAAAGGATGATATTAAAAAACTGAATCACGAGGACCTTGTAGCCCTTAAAAAGGATGTGGCAGAACTCACAGGTCTCAAATGGTTGAATGGTCTCTAA
- a CDS encoding DUF5591 domain-containing protein, whose protein sequence is MKVICSIEESLHRPEAVRWRDRMKLMKPLGEVVVVLPCSMKKPYSTSRSHRKFMRVTRGFQELILTSPFGICPREMENTHPISSYDVSTTGEWSHEEKKLSGKLLRDYVGDLEVIAHVDGGYLEVCEEYLDSFTHTATTSRPASPEAIHRLGKELGGYEKIGTRERMLHMLRSVAVYQFGEGADVIIPDDCRVRGRYHRRIFAQDGSEIGTLMMDRGLISPSLEGAASIYSLGVKWVEIDFRLESNTLFAPGVVDADRGIIPGDEVVIVREGDVLGVGRAVLCGEEMVKAERGVAVRLRRRKSFK, encoded by the coding sequence ATGAAGGTTATATGTTCAATTGAAGAATCACTCCACCGCCCCGAGGCTGTGAGGTGGCGGGATAGGATGAAACTGATGAAGCCCCTCGGGGAGGTTGTGGTGGTGCTCCCGTGCAGCATGAAGAAACCCTACTCGACCTCAAGGTCCCACAGGAAATTCATGAGGGTCACCAGGGGATTCCAGGAACTCATACTCACATCACCCTTCGGTATATGCCCCAGGGAGATGGAGAACACTCACCCAATCTCATCATATGATGTTTCAACCACAGGGGAATGGTCCCATGAGGAGAAAAAACTTTCAGGAAAACTTCTAAGAGACTACGTGGGTGACCTTGAAGTTATAGCCCATGTTGACGGGGGATACCTTGAGGTCTGCGAGGAGTACCTTGACTCCTTCACCCACACAGCCACCACCTCAAGGCCCGCATCTCCAGAGGCCATCCACAGGCTTGGAAAGGAACTTGGAGGCTATGAAAAGATAGGGACACGGGAGAGGATGCTCCATATGCTGCGCTCGGTGGCGGTATACCAGTTCGGGGAGGGTGCAGACGTTATCATCCCCGATGACTGCAGGGTGAGGGGGAGATATCACAGGAGGATCTTCGCGCAGGATGGTTCAGAGATAGGCACCCTGATGATGGACCGGGGGCTCATATCACCATCCCTTGAGGGCGCAGCATCCATTTACAGCCTCGGCGTGAAATGGGTTGAGATAGATTTCAGGTTGGAGAGCAACACATTATTTGCACCTGGAGTTGTAGACGCCGACAGAGGAATAATACCCGGCGATGAGGTTGTAATAGTCCGTGAAGGAGATGTTCTGGGTGTTGGAAGGGCTGTTTTATGCGGCGAGGAGATGGTGAAGGCAGAGCGTGGCGTTGCTGTTAGGTTAAGGCGCAGAAAAAGTTTTAAATAA
- a CDS encoding metal-sulfur cluster assembly factor: protein MSEELLEKVKEALKKVADPHMGISIVEMGLVENIEIEEKGETIAKITIRPTNPGCMSAARMAMDARTVAEEVEGIDRAEITVEGHMMADAISEMVNK, encoded by the coding sequence ATGTCAGAAGAACTCTTGGAAAAGGTTAAGGAAGCTCTCAAAAAGGTTGCAGACCCACACATGGGTATAAGCATAGTGGAGATGGGTCTTGTTGAAAACATCGAAATCGAGGAGAAGGGTGAAACCATTGCAAAGATAACGATCCGGCCCACAAACCCTGGATGCATGAGCGCCGCCAGGATGGCCATGGATGCCAGGACTGTTGCAGAGGAGGTTGAGGGCATCGACCGGGCCGAGATCACAGTGGAAGGGCATATGATGGCAGATGCCATAAGTGAAATGGTAAATAAATGA
- a CDS encoding adenylate kinase — protein MPGFPETIAIVGVPGVGKTTLCRILSEKLDHTFINYGELMLEIAGERSLAGTLEELFSLSLDQQHNIWREAAHRVSEMKGVVLDLHGLDRSPLGYLVSLPVEFITPDLIIILESDPHDIIKRRIADSRRRMHDTPSSLLEHMELLRTAMFVCAALMGSIVSVVENRTPEGTASEITEIIKAAEDLEILRG, from the coding sequence ATGCCGGGTTTTCCTGAAACCATTGCCATTGTGGGCGTGCCAGGTGTCGGAAAAACCACCCTATGCAGGATTCTCTCTGAAAAACTGGATCATACCTTCATCAATTACGGAGAACTGATGCTGGAGATTGCAGGGGAGAGAAGCCTTGCAGGTACACTGGAGGAACTTTTCAGCCTCTCCCTGGATCAGCAGCACAATATCTGGCGTGAAGCTGCCCACAGGGTATCTGAAATGAAGGGGGTGGTCTTGGATCTCCACGGACTTGACAGGTCACCCCTCGGTTACCTTGTTTCACTTCCAGTGGAGTTCATAACCCCTGATCTCATCATAATCCTTGAATCAGATCCCCATGATATAATCAAGAGGAGGATTGCTGACTCCAGAAGGAGAATGCATGATACTCCCTCAAGTCTTTTGGAGCACATGGAGTTACTTCGAACAGCAATGTTTGTATGCGCAGCCCTCATGGGATCCATCGTCAGTGTGGTTGAAAACAGGACACCTGAAGGGACCGCCTCTGAAATCACTGAGATCATCAAGGCAGCAGAGGACCTCGAGATTTTACGGGGTTGA
- the trpD gene encoding anthranilate phosphoribosyltransferase gives MRFEGIMNDIMDFRNLSEDEAHDLMEMIMNGEMGDVQIAALLTALAMKGETVEEITGFARAMRERAVKVKTPESMRVVDACGTGGDRFKSYNVSTAAAIIAAAAGVKVAKHGNRAVTGSCGGADILEAAGVNIELGPEAARRSLENLGIAFMFAPLFHRATARVAPVRRELGFKTVFNILGPLTSPASAEVQLLGVFDPYLVGPVAEVLRNLGVKRAMVVHGFDGNMNPAMDEISTVGPTLVGFLEDDEIGIERLMPSDFGVDVGCLQHLKSASTIDGNLRMFLDVLAGVHDTPERKSRLDIALANAGALIYLAEMEDTLKGGTEAARETVESGAALRLLEDFASFTQNL, from the coding sequence ATGAGGTTTGAGGGGATAATGAATGATATAATGGACTTCAGGAACCTCAGTGAAGATGAGGCACACGATTTAATGGAGATGATAATGAATGGTGAAATGGGTGATGTCCAGATTGCCGCACTACTCACAGCCCTTGCAATGAAGGGGGAGACAGTTGAGGAGATCACAGGCTTTGCAAGGGCAATGAGGGAGAGGGCAGTGAAGGTTAAAACCCCCGAATCCATGAGGGTCGTTGATGCCTGTGGGACGGGGGGTGACAGGTTCAAATCCTACAATGTGAGCACCGCAGCAGCAATAATAGCCGCTGCAGCCGGTGTTAAGGTGGCAAAACATGGTAACAGGGCGGTTACAGGTTCATGTGGTGGTGCAGATATACTGGAGGCTGCAGGTGTCAACATAGAACTGGGACCTGAAGCTGCACGGAGGTCCCTTGAAAACCTGGGAATAGCCTTCATGTTTGCCCCCCTCTTCCACAGGGCAACCGCCCGGGTGGCACCTGTAAGGAGGGAACTTGGCTTTAAGACGGTATTCAATATACTGGGGCCCCTAACATCCCCTGCATCAGCAGAGGTACAGCTCCTGGGGGTCTTTGACCCCTACCTTGTTGGCCCTGTTGCAGAGGTCCTCAGGAACCTTGGTGTGAAAAGGGCGATGGTTGTCCATGGGTTTGATGGTAACATGAACCCTGCAATGGATGAGATATCCACGGTGGGTCCAACACTTGTGGGTTTCCTTGAGGATGATGAGATAGGAATCGAGAGGCTCATGCCATCGGATTTCGGTGTTGATGTTGGGTGCCTCCAGCACCTGAAGTCGGCATCAACGATTGATGGAAACCTCAGAATGTTCCTGGATGTCCTCGCTGGAGTGCATGATACGCCTGAGAGGAAATCGCGACTGGACATCGCCCTTGCAAATGCGGGGGCACTGATATACCTTGCGGAAATGGAGGATACACTTAAGGGTGGAACAGAAGCTGCAAGAGAAACAGTTGAATCTGGAGCTGCACTCCGTTTACTGGAGGATTTCGCATCCTTCACTCAGAACCTGTAA
- the trpA gene encoding tryptophan synthase subunit alpha, producing MNYAEMFSRVKGCAFVPFVVAGDPDMETSVEIIRTLVDAGADALEIGFPFSDPIADGTSVQEADLRALNSGMSIDDCFRLIERIREFTSVPVGLLVYYNLIYRMGVDEFYRRAAEAGVTGILAADLPPEEAADALRAAERYGIDQIFIVAPTTDNQRLKMISQVSSGFHYLVSVMGVTGARSRVEDSTLELIERVKGAGSLPVMVGFGVSQPEHVSMLADAGADGVIVGSAIIDLISGNLDDRDGMIREIYEMVRKMKTAAGGSR from the coding sequence ATGAATTACGCTGAAATGTTCAGTAGGGTTAAGGGATGCGCCTTTGTCCCATTTGTGGTTGCAGGGGACCCTGACATGGAGACATCAGTTGAAATCATAAGGACACTTGTGGATGCCGGTGCAGATGCCCTTGAAATAGGTTTCCCATTCTCTGACCCCATAGCAGACGGTACAAGTGTTCAGGAGGCTGATTTAAGGGCTTTAAATTCCGGAATGAGCATCGATGACTGCTTCAGATTGATAGAGAGGATAAGGGAATTCACCTCAGTACCGGTGGGCCTTCTTGTATACTACAACCTCATATATCGCATGGGTGTTGATGAATTCTACAGGAGGGCCGCCGAGGCCGGTGTTACAGGTATCCTTGCAGCGGACCTCCCCCCAGAGGAGGCTGCTGATGCCCTCAGGGCAGCTGAAAGATATGGGATTGACCAGATATTCATAGTTGCACCCACAACAGACAATCAGCGCCTCAAAATGATCTCACAGGTTTCCTCAGGGTTCCACTACCTTGTATCGGTTATGGGGGTCACCGGTGCAAGGTCCAGGGTTGAGGATAGCACACTTGAACTCATAGAGAGGGTTAAGGGGGCAGGAAGCCTTCCTGTGATGGTTGGATTTGGTGTTTCACAGCCAGAACATGTGAGCATGCTTGCTGATGCAGGTGCAGATGGGGTTATAGTTGGAAGCGCAATCATAGACCTGATATCCGGGAACCTTGATGACAGGGATGGGATGATTCGGGAGATATATGAAATGGTCAGAAAAATGAAGACCGCTGCAGGGGGGTCCAGATGA
- the trpB gene encoding tryptophan synthase subunit beta, whose product MIMDGKFGKYGGIFVPELLIPALEELEAAFLHYSKDRRFNEDLDHYLREYAGRPTGLYHARNLSEKLGCRVYLKREDMLHTGAHKINNTIGQALLAGYMGKRRLIAETGAGQHGIATAAAGALFGMDVDVYMGTEDVERQKLNVFRMEISGARVIPVDSGSRTLKDAINQAMRDWISSVEDTHYLIGSTMGPHPYPTMVKHFQSVIGREAREQILEIEGELPDTIIACVGGGSNAIGIFSAFMDDDVELIGAEGGGEGIESGNHGATLSAGSEGVLHGSLSYVLQDDDGQINEAHSVSAGLDYPGVGPEHAYLMETGRARYEPITDAEALRGFKLLSRCEGIMPALESAHAIACLEKYASKPENRGKTVIVNLSGRGDKDMFLAAGLLGVDV is encoded by the coding sequence ATGATAATGGATGGTAAATTTGGTAAATATGGCGGAATATTCGTGCCAGAACTCCTCATACCTGCACTTGAGGAGCTTGAGGCGGCATTCCTCCACTACAGTAAGGATCGGAGGTTCAATGAGGACCTGGACCACTACCTGAGGGAGTATGCAGGAAGACCAACAGGTCTGTACCACGCCAGGAACCTCTCAGAGAAACTTGGATGCAGGGTCTACCTCAAGAGGGAGGATATGCTGCATACTGGGGCCCATAAAATAAACAATACAATAGGCCAGGCACTACTTGCAGGGTATATGGGTAAGAGGAGGCTGATAGCAGAGACAGGGGCCGGGCAGCATGGAATAGCAACTGCAGCAGCAGGCGCCCTCTTTGGGATGGATGTTGATGTCTACATGGGAACCGAGGATGTTGAGAGGCAGAAACTAAACGTCTTCAGGATGGAGATCTCAGGTGCAAGGGTCATACCTGTTGATTCAGGTTCAAGGACACTTAAGGACGCCATAAACCAGGCCATGAGGGACTGGATAAGCAGTGTGGAGGACACCCACTATCTGATAGGATCCACCATGGGGCCCCACCCCTACCCCACCATGGTGAAGCACTTCCAGAGCGTCATAGGCAGGGAGGCCAGGGAACAGATACTTGAAATTGAGGGTGAACTCCCGGATACCATAATAGCCTGTGTTGGCGGCGGCAGCAACGCTATAGGAATATTCTCGGCCTTCATGGACGATGATGTTGAACTGATAGGTGCAGAGGGTGGGGGTGAAGGTATAGAGTCAGGTAACCATGGGGCAACCCTATCGGCCGGTTCAGAGGGTGTACTGCACGGTTCACTTTCATATGTACTCCAGGATGACGATGGGCAGATAAATGAGGCCCATTCGGTTTCGGCGGGCCTTGACTATCCAGGGGTTGGTCCAGAGCACGCATACCTCATGGAGACTGGAAGGGCAAGGTATGAGCCCATAACCGACGCCGAGGCCCTCAGGGGATTCAAACTCCTCTCCAGATGTGAAGGTATAATGCCAGCGCTTGAAAGCGCCCATGCCATAGCATGCCTTGAAAAATACGCCTCAAAACCTGAAAACAGGGGAAAGACTGTTATAGTTAACCTTTCAGGGAGGGGAGACAAGGATATGTTCCTTGCAGCGGGCCTGCTGGGGGTGGATGTATGA
- a CDS encoding phosphoribosylanthranilate isomerase, whose translation MKIKICGLTREEDVVLADSLGADLLGFIHAQRSPRHLELGDVAELSSIIPDEKAVLVIETSETAKIMEAIDETGIERIQLHSVSPEVAGRISRSLHEEGYNLELTLAIPPVSSYISGHEFQGISGLLLDSTSGGKTGGTGKIIAPSDALELLALIRGMDPSLRVTLAGGLTLEFVRKNMDYVSKFDCLDFNSGLETEPGLKDHEMMAELMNYIEGLPFRKGVIEEI comes from the coding sequence ATGAAGATCAAGATCTGTGGGCTCACAAGGGAGGAGGACGTGGTCCTTGCAGATTCACTTGGAGCCGATTTACTGGGATTCATACATGCCCAGAGGTCACCAAGGCACCTTGAACTGGGGGACGTGGCTGAACTCTCCTCCATCATACCAGATGAAAAGGCGGTTCTTGTCATTGAGACATCAGAAACCGCGAAGATAATGGAGGCTATAGATGAAACGGGTATAGAAAGGATACAGCTGCACTCTGTAAGTCCTGAGGTTGCAGGAAGAATCTCTAGGTCTCTGCATGAAGAGGGATACAATCTGGAGCTGACCCTCGCCATCCCCCCGGTTTCTTCTTACATCTCTGGACATGAATTTCAGGGAATATCCGGCCTGCTCCTTGACTCGACTTCAGGTGGAAAAACAGGGGGCACCGGAAAGATAATAGCCCCCTCAGATGCCCTTGAGTTACTGGCCCTTATAAGGGGAATGGATCCCTCCCTGAGGGTTACACTTGCAGGGGGCCTTACACTGGAATTTGTCAGGAAAAACATGGATTATGTATCAAAATTCGACTGCCTGGACTTCAACTCGGGACTTGAGACTGAGCCAGGCTTAAAGGACCATGAAATGATGGCTGAACTCATGAATTACATTGAGGGACTCCCCTTCAGGAAAGGGGTAATTGAAGAAATTTAG
- a CDS encoding indole-3-glycerol-phosphate synthase: MSILQEIIRSRKLEIRNLSRKKPLEELRDDLTSLDEPLSFTDALTGNRVSLICEYKRASPSSGRTYGRSLHEMMDVYRDGADAVSVITENRYFHGSIEFLREAAEYRIPLLMKDFVVDEYQIYQARASGASSVLLITGVFPDLESGIEICRELSMEPLVECHSAIDIYRAIEAGAEIIGVNNRNLETLEVDLERTMALAPLVPDELLLVSESGVRGPEDAEILAGCGADALLIGTSLMLASDPRELLDEIIAAVKSCRAGRKRYSGDEFFEQFA, from the coding sequence ATGTCCATACTCCAGGAGATAATAAGATCAAGAAAACTTGAGATCAGGAATTTATCCAGAAAAAAGCCCCTTGAGGAGCTTAGGGATGACCTAACATCCCTGGACGAACCATTGAGTTTCACTGATGCCCTCACAGGAAACAGGGTATCGCTCATATGTGAATATAAAAGGGCATCCCCCTCCTCAGGAAGAACCTATGGAAGAAGCCTCCATGAGATGATGGATGTGTACAGGGATGGCGCAGACGCTGTTTCTGTTATCACAGAGAACAGGTACTTCCATGGCTCCATTGAGTTCCTCAGGGAGGCAGCAGAATACAGGATACCCCTTCTCATGAAGGACTTTGTGGTGGACGAGTACCAGATATACCAGGCAAGGGCATCAGGGGCATCATCGGTTCTCCTCATAACAGGGGTTTTCCCTGACCTTGAATCAGGAATTGAAATCTGCAGGGAACTCTCAATGGAGCCCCTGGTGGAGTGTCACAGTGCAATTGACATATACAGGGCCATAGAGGCCGGAGCAGAGATAATAGGTGTGAACAACAGAAATCTGGAAACACTCGAGGTTGACCTTGAGCGCACAATGGCCCTGGCCCCCCTGGTACCCGATGAGCTGCTCCTGGTATCAGAAAGCGGGGTCAGGGGACCTGAGGATGCTGAGATCCTTGCGGGCTGCGGGGCAGACGCACTGCTCATAGGAACCTCCCTCATGCTGGCCAGTGATCCACGGGAACTCCTTGATGAGATAATAGCAGCCGTTAAATCCTGCAGAGCTGGCAGAAAGAGATACTCAGGGGACGAATTCTTTGAGCAGTTCGCATGA
- a CDS encoding aminodeoxychorismate/anthranilate synthase component II yields MILIIDNYDSFTHNLYQMAGEILMEIDSADILVVRNDEVDIDYVRALDPERIIISPGPGSPIKREDFGICGDVIGEFSDRPILGVCLGHQGIFHYFGGVVGYAEPVHGKISEVFHDGSELFRGVPNPFRATRYHSLRCECSGVPEDILVSASAPDGTIMAIRHRKYPVYGLQFHPESAGTPHGRDILENFLRM; encoded by the coding sequence TTGATCCTGATAATCGATAACTATGACTCATTCACCCACAACCTCTACCAGATGGCAGGGGAGATCCTGATGGAAATTGACTCTGCAGATATCCTGGTTGTGAGAAACGATGAGGTGGACATTGATTATGTTAGGGCCCTTGACCCTGAGAGGATAATAATCTCACCGGGTCCAGGTAGCCCCATTAAGAGGGAAGATTTCGGCATATGCGGCGATGTGATAGGTGAATTCAGTGACAGACCCATACTGGGCGTCTGCCTCGGGCACCAGGGGATATTCCATTACTTTGGTGGGGTGGTTGGTTACGCGGAACCTGTTCATGGAAAGATCAGCGAGGTCTTCCATGATGGATCAGAACTCTTCAGGGGAGTTCCAAATCCCTTCAGGGCCACAAGGTACCATTCACTGAGATGTGAATGCAGTGGGGTACCTGAGGATATCCTGGTATCTGCATCTGCACCTGACGGCACCATAATGGCCATAAGACACCGGAAGTATCCAGTCTACGGGTTACAGTTTCACCCGGAATCCGCAGGGACCCCCCATGGGAGGGACATACTTGAAAATTTCCTCAGGATGTGA
- the trpE gene encoding anthranilate synthase component I — protein sequence MGVNVFGIINLEKPIKEKLEFREPFEVFKSIYSEYESSFLLESMESDTGLARYSFIGFEPEMIIRAREGVIEIDDGESREEFDSKNPFEDLRGFLKMEKNSGGFCGGLVGYISYQAARFFDTIRLSEGDFPDFEFGLFLDGIMFNHLTGECSYISCHGNRLPDISPILGDEVPTGTLGYRRERTLLSKRRYMEMVLEAKERIREGEIFQAVLSNATDYRLRGDRLAFYESLRRINPSPYMYHLKLGEREITGSSPEMLIRVEDRRVETFPIAGTRPRGRNEGEDRVIASDLLSDEKELAEHLMLVDLARNDIGRVSEFGSVEVPEYMTIKRFSHVQHILSHVTGKLRDGMDAVDALGAVFPAGTVSGAPKIRAMEIIESLEGVPRNAYAGALGYLSLNGNADFAITIRSMVCQGKTGRIQAGAGIVHDSIPEMEYLECQNKARALLKSMEMAGEPDSIGAQLS from the coding sequence ATGGGAGTGAATGTTTTTGGCATTATAAACCTGGAAAAACCCATAAAAGAAAAACTGGAATTCAGAGAACCCTTTGAAGTATTCAAAAGTATCTATTCTGAATATGAGTCTTCATTCCTTCTGGAGTCCATGGAAAGTGACACTGGACTTGCAAGGTACTCCTTCATTGGATTTGAACCTGAGATGATAATAAGGGCCCGTGAAGGGGTCATTGAGATTGATGATGGCGAGTCCAGGGAGGAGTTTGATTCAAAAAACCCATTCGAGGACCTCAGGGGATTCCTGAAGATGGAAAAAAACTCCGGAGGATTCTGCGGGGGTCTCGTGGGTTACATATCCTATCAGGCCGCAAGATTCTTTGACACCATCAGGCTCAGTGAAGGTGATTTCCCTGATTTTGAATTTGGACTCTTCCTTGATGGTATCATGTTCAACCACCTGACAGGGGAATGCAGCTACATCAGCTGTCACGGCAACAGACTACCTGATATATCCCCCATCCTTGGGGATGAGGTCCCCACAGGGACCCTGGGATACAGGAGAGAACGAACACTCCTCTCAAAGAGGAGGTACATGGAAATGGTCCTTGAGGCCAAGGAGAGGATAAGGGAGGGTGAAATATTTCAGGCAGTGCTCTCCAATGCCACCGATTACAGGCTGAGGGGAGACAGGCTCGCATTCTATGAGTCCCTCAGGAGGATCAACCCCTCACCATACATGTACCACCTTAAACTGGGTGAACGGGAGATAACCGGCTCAAGCCCCGAGATGCTTATCAGGGTTGAGGATAGAAGAGTTGAAACCTTTCCCATTGCAGGAACACGTCCCAGGGGGAGGAACGAAGGAGAGGACAGGGTGATAGCCTCTGATCTTTTATCTGATGAAAAGGAACTTGCAGAGCACCTCATGCTGGTTGACCTTGCCCGGAACGATATAGGTCGGGTATCGGAATTCGGCTCGGTGGAGGTGCCTGAATACATGACCATAAAGAGGTTCTCCCATGTACAGCACATACTCTCACATGTTACAGGTAAACTGAGGGATGGAATGGATGCAGTTGATGCCCTGGGAGCTGTTTTTCCTGCAGGCACAGTGAGCGGCGCACCAAAGATAAGGGCAATGGAAATAATAGAGTCCCTTGAAGGTGTTCCAAGAAATGCCTATGCAGGTGCACTTGGCTACCTATCACTCAATGGAAACGCGGACTTCGCAATAACCATAAGGTCAATGGTATGCCAGGGAAAAACCGGGAGAATCCAGGCAGGAGCAGGGATAGTGCATGACTCCATCCCTGAGATGGAATATCTGGAATGCCAGAATAAGGCAAGGGCACTTTTAAAGTCAATGGAAATGGCAGGTGAACCTGACAGTATAGGTGCTCAGCTGTCCTAA
- a CDS encoding amino acid-binding protein: MWNQIKHRFERYPSRMDVARKIIELGLRIDPDGKVYCGDVEINDVALARAIGVDRRTVRATAETILEDEKLREIFQNLRPAGALLRDAANELDFGVVEIEAEARNPGILAAAAELISESGITIRQAHAGDPELDENPKLTIITEKPIPGSLLREFLKIDGVKRVSIY; encoded by the coding sequence ATGTGGAATCAGATAAAGCACAGATTCGAAAGATACCCGTCGAGAATGGATGTCGCAAGGAAGATCATAGAGCTGGGACTCAGAATAGACCCTGATGGAAAGGTCTACTGTGGTGACGTTGAAATAAATGACGTTGCCCTTGCAAGGGCCATAGGTGTTGACAGGAGAACAGTCAGGGCAACAGCAGAAACCATCCTGGAGGATGAAAAACTCAGGGAGATATTCCAGAACCTCAGACCAGCAGGAGCACTCCTGAGGGACGCCGCAAACGAACTTGACTTTGGTGTGGTGGAGATAGAGGCAGAGGCCAGGAACCCTGGAATACTTGCTGCCGCTGCAGAGCTGATATCCGAGAGCGGTATAACAATAAGGCAGGCACATGCAGGGGACCCTGAACTGGATGAAAATCCAAAACTGACCATAATAACAGAAAAACCAATCCCTGGCAGTCTCCTCAGAGAATTCCTGAAAATAGACGGTGTTAAAAGGGTGTCGATATACTAG
- a CDS encoding HypC/HybG/HupF family hydrogenase formation chaperone, which yields MCIAAPAQIIEIDSEDNVATVDFGGVRQQVKLDLVDDVEEGKYVLVHSGYAIEVMSDEAARESLEAWDELLKALEEEDNLEI from the coding sequence ATGTGTATTGCAGCACCTGCTCAGATTATTGAAATTGACAGTGAGGATAATGTTGCCACCGTCGACTTTGGTGGTGTGAGGCAACAGGTGAAACTTGATCTTGTTGATGACGTTGAGGAGGGCAAGTATGTGCTTGTTCACTCAGGCTACGCCATCGAGGTCATGTCTGATGAGGCGGCCAGGGAGTCCCTGGAGGCCTGGGATGAACTTCTGAAGGCCCTTGAAGAGGAGGATAACCTGGAGATTTGA